The DNA window ACTATCTTCACTTACCAGAACACATTGTTCCAGGTACTTACATTCAAGACAGATCTCAAAACCAAAGACCACAAAGAAGATACTAAGAGTATTAACCACTTTTCCGGGAATcctttataatattttctatctAAGGTTAAACATCGTTTAATGTATATCTTTCAACCaattttctaaaaatattaaacTATATTATCTGGTGATTTtctattctttttttaccATCGTATCGAAGCTAGTACTGAAGCTATAAataatcttgaaaattatataacTTCACAATGCGCAAGTTCTCATTTTATGCTGGAACCGCTCATTTGGGACTTGCGTGCAACTTAGACGCCAAGTATAACCGAGACGCTCatttttatactttttaAGTGTTCTTGACGACAATCTAGATGTCTAGCTTCGAGGATGGTGTCATGTTGGCTTTTATTTTAGGCAACGTTAAACATTCAACAAGAAACCAGTAACTTGtgcaaaatatataatgtAGGATTGAGTAAGTCAGTTTGAAGATGAGCTATTCTTGCGGGAGCCTACAGTGATGCCCTTCAGCTCTGcaatttcaccatttgAAGCTTAATAGCGACAGGGTTtgtttatattattttcatcgCGACGCCTTAAAGTTACCAGTATTCATGATATTAGTATAAtgtaaaaaatattgaaatatttgatggaTTATCCCAAAGCTAAAATCAGACTTTTTAGGGCAAATGTCACAAGGAGAAGAGCATCCAGAAGATGTCAGTAGTTTTATTCCATATATTGAAGCAGTAGTACCCATCGTAGCCTCTGCTGAAACCGATCTGGAGTCGATCAAACTTTTGATTGAAGACACATTCCTATGTGATTTAGAACCGTATAAACAAGATATAGATGACCTTGtaaggaaaagaagaaatgcTTTCGAAGAGATTACAGAAAATTGTATATCTAGGGAAGAAATGAAAGCCAGGCAACGGAAACTAGTTAAGGACTTGATACATCGAGATAGCAAACAAACTGCTCACGATGCATATCATagaaagaggaaaaaaactAGCAAGTCCCAAGTTTCAGAACAAAGAGTGCAACTAAGTAAAGATTTAGAGGAGCTTCTTGGACTCAGGCAATCAACAAGAGCAGAGTTAGTAAGACTGTTATGGAAGTATATAGAAAAGAATGGTTTACAAAATTCTGATGACGAACAAGAAGTCTTCTctgatgaaaaaatgaGAAAGGTTTTTGGTGAGAAGATTGATGAGTTTTCAATTAACACAATTCTTCAACGTCATACCATCGATCtaccaaataatgatccaaagaagaaaaaaaacatggtaaacattgaaattgaaatatccAACCCTAGTAGCAGCGGCAGCAGCGGTAGCAGCGAcgatgatgaggatgatgaggatgatgagGATGGACAGGAGAAGGAACAAGAGACGGGAGGTAGCAAAAGTGCAGATGAATTTAATACTCGGTCTTCTATTTCTAATGAGGACTCGTCTGATGAGATTTCGTCGTCTGGGTATTATTCTGTTGACGAATTCCCCAATGATCCAGAGAGCGACAAGCCCAATGGCGGTTTACAGGGGCCATCTAAAGAGTCTTCATCTGGTATTAGATCTAGTGGAAGCCCCAATGAAAATTCTTCCGGAGTTGAAGACAGTGTCTTATCGTATCAA is part of the Kazachstania africana CBS 2517 chromosome 1, complete genome genome and encodes:
- the UAF30 gene encoding Uaf30p (similar to Saccharomyces cerevisiae TRI1 (YMR233W) and UAF30 (YOR295W); ancestral locus Anc_8.764) translates to MSQGEEHPEDVSSFIPYIEAVVPIVASAETDLESIKLLIEDTFLCDLEPYKQDIDDLVRKRRNAFEEITENCISREEMKARQRKLVKDLIHRDSKQTAHDAYHRKRKKTSKSQVSEQRVQLSKDLEELLGLRQSTRAELVRLLWKYIEKNGLQNSDDEQEVFSDEKMRKVFGEKIDEFSINTILQRHTIDLPNNDPKKKKNMVNIEIEISNPSSSGSSGSSDDDEDDEDDEDGQEKEQETGGSKSADEFNTRSSISNEDSSDEISSSGYYSVDEFPNDPESDKPNGGLQGPSKESSSGIRSSGSPNENSSGVEDSVLSYQSPVDFSDVGQ